A region of the Thioploca ingrica genome:
CTGATTTTATATAAAACTTATGCCGATTTAAGAGCGGAGACAGAACGTACTTATCTTGGTTTCTTATGGTGGATTTTTGAACCGATTATGTATATGACTGTCTTTTACGCATTTTTTGGGCTATTACTCGGTCACAAAACCGATGATTTTGTCCCATTTTTATTAATAGGATTAACCGCTTGGCAATGGTTTAAATCCTGTTTATCCCACGGTTCAGAAACGATCTTAGGTGCACATCACTTAATGCAACAAGTTTATCTGCCTAAAGTTATTTTTCCAATTATCTTAATTTTGACAGATACCGTAAAATTTTTATTTATCTTCATCTTATTATTAGTTTTTTTATGGGGTTACGGCTATCAGGTTAATTCAGCTTATTTAGCATTACCTTTGTTGTTAATAGTGCAGCTACTGTTTACCACCGCTATCACTTTATTTCTAGCCGCTATTGTCCCGTTTGTACCCGACTTACGCTTTGTGGTGGAAAATTTATTAACAGCGGTATTCTTCATGTCCGGCATTATTTTAAACGCCGAAGCCGTTCCGGCAGCTTATCGTGGTTATTATTATTTAAATCCAATGGTTAACATTATTGAAACCTATCGTACTATATTAATGCATAATACTTGGCCAAATTGGTCAACTTTATTCATCATTACGGTAATATCATTAATTGGAATCGGGTTAGCTAACCGACTCATTGTTCATTTTGAATACCTTTATCCGAAAATAATGTGATAAACCATAAGCAAAACCTTAAGTGATTCCAATGGCAAAAACAGTGATAATTTATTTAAATTTAATGGAAACTCAGGCTGTTACGACTGGAGATATTGTGGATAGCACGTTAAATATTCAGTTGCCGAGTAATCGTATGTTTGGAATGTAATCAACAAGCCAGTAGTGAAATCCAGGAGAGGGATTATGATCTCCCTGGATTACGTTACGCCTCATCCAAGCTACACTCGCTTTTTTATCGTGAAACCCTAGGGAAAACTATGAAATTAAACCCATTTTTTCCATTATTACTGTTCTTATCGGTAAGTTGCGTTGCTGTATCTACCAACGAGTCATCTACCCGGTTGCTTATAAAAAATTTTCCTAATACCCAACAAAGTTTGGATTACACTTGCGGACCTTCTAGTGCTGTGTCTCTAGCCAAATTTTACGGTATCAAATCAGATGAATTAACCGCAACTGGGGAAATGAAACCTAGCCCAGAAGTAGGTACTACGCCAGAAAAAATGGCTAATTGGCTAAAAAGCAAAGGATTAAAAGTCACTTGGAGTGAAAATGGCACACTTGACTTACTCAAAGACAATTTAACAAAGGGTATTCCTACGCTGGTTGAATGGATCGACTGGGGGGGACATTGGGTGGTGGTGATAGGAATGGATGACAAAGGTACACCCAACACCGATGACGATGAAATTATCCTGGCTGATCCCTATGACCGAATAGATGGAAAACCAGATGGTTTAACCTACTTTAATATGGAGCGCTTTGATTCCATGTGGTTTGATGCTTTCTATTTTGGCAAACCCATGAAGAGAATTTATATGTTTGTTAATCAATCGCTAGCCCAGTAAATTGTGGATAGTCGCGGAGGGTGGATAAGGCACCAGCCGTCATCCACCTTCATCGAATCCTAAAAACGGTGGATGACGCGAAGCTTTACACCCTCCGCGAGCTAAATTTATTGAATTTAATACGAATTAGGGTATAAAGCTAACAATACTTTTTCCGGCGTGAGTGGTGCCGAACAAGTGAACTGCAAATCGGGGCGAAAAGCTTTCATCGCTTGCCAAATCGCAAAATAAGCACTGATACCATATATCAGAGGAGGTTCACCAACAGCCTTGGAATGGAGTAATCCCTCTGGATTATTAGCATTTTCTAAGAAATGGACTGAGATTTCGTGCGGGGCGAAATAAATATCCGGAATTTTATAAGTTGACAGGCGGTCAGTTAATAATCTTCCCTGCTCGGTATAGATTAATTCTTCAATCGTCATCCAGCCAATCCCTTGAACAATACCTCCTTCAACTTGTCCGCGATCAATCAGTGGATTTAAGCTGTTACCACAATCCTGTACAATCTTAACGGTATCAATTTGATAGGTGCCCCGTAAACAATCGACGGTCGCTTCGGTTATCGCCGTACCAAACACGTAATATGCGAAAGGGTGACCTTGTTCTTGAGTCTTATTGAAATAAAGGTGGGGGGTGGCGTAATGAGATTGCGCGGAGAGACTGACTCGATTGAAGTAAGCCAATGGAATCAGTTTACTCCAAGTTAAATTCGTCGCTTTACCATTCACACAGACCATTTCATTTTTAATGGTAATTTCATCTTCATCTACTTGACGCAGTTGTAACTTTTTCCGCGCGACTTTTTCTAACCGCGCTAGAATAATTAAACAGGCTTGTTTGGTGGCTTGACCATTTAAATCCGCACTACAACTCGCCGCGGTGGGTGACATATTCGCAATCCGACTCGTATTAGTCGTGTTTAGTTTGATGCGATTGGTATTGATAGAAAAAATTTGGGATGCAATTTGCCGAATTTTGCTATTAACCCCTTGTCCCATTTCAACGGCTGAGGTACTGATACTCACACTCCCATCAACATAAACATGCACTAAGGCACTCGCTTGATTTAAAAAGGCGCTGGTAAAGGAAATGCCAAAACAAATGGGGATGAAAGCGAAGCCTTTTTTATAAAAAGCGTGTTCGGCATTAAACTTTTTGATCTGTGCTGCTAGTTTGTCAACTTCATATTGTTGTATAGCGGTTTCCCAACAGCGGCGAGATTGATTGCCGGTAACAGTCATACCATAGGGAAACCGATCACCCTCTTTGAGCAGATTTTTTTGTTGAATTACCGCCGCGGTAACGCCTAATTTTTCAGCGGCTTTAGCAATCGCCGCTTCGATGACCAATACGGCTTGGGGTGCGCCAAAGCCACGAAAAGCCGTGTTAGGTGGTAAATGAGTCCGACAACTGATCGCCGTCGCTTTAATGTGGGGAATAAAATAGCTATTAGTCGCATGAAAGAGCGTTCGTTCTAAAATAGCGGGCGATAAGTCAGCCGATGCCCCCGCGTTTTGATAAAAAGTCACTTCATAAGCAAGAATTTGCCCAGTATGCGTTAAGCCAATTTTAAAATCGGAAGAGTAAGGATGTCGTTTACCGGTCATCCGCATATCTTCGTGCCGAGATAAAATCAGTTTGACCGGTTTTTGTAAGTGAAAAGTGGCTAAAGCGACCAGAGTAGCCCATATGGTTGCCTGTTCTTCTTTGCCACCAAAGCCACCACCTAATCGCAAGACTTCTACTTCGATCTGGTGCATGGGTAAGCCGAGCACTCTCGCGACTATCCGTTGTACCAAGCTCGGTGATTGTGTCGCCGCTATAATTTTTAAGCCTTTATTTTCGGTAGGATAAGCAAAAGCACCTTGAGTTTCTAAATAAATATGCTCTTGTCCACCGGATTCGACGGTTCCCTCCACGACGACATCACATTGTGGCCAAGCTTTTTCAATGTGGCCAAGAGAAAAAGTGCGTGGCGGCAGGAGTAACTGTCCTAAGCGGTAAGCTTGTCGAGCATCGATAATAGCGGGTTGTTCTGCAAATTGAATGGCAATCGCTTGTACCGCTTGGTGAGCGAGATCAGCTTGTTGAGCCACGACCATTGCAATCGGTTGCCCACAGTAGTGCACTTCATCTACCGCCAGCAGCGGCTCATCTAAAATGAGATTGCCAATTTGATTTTGTGCGGGAATGTGAGCCGCCGTTAACACCGCATAAACACCTTCCAGTTCTTGCGCCGGGGCGAGATTGAGTTGCGTTATTTGACCATGCGCTACTGGCGAAGCGAGCACCGCCGCATAGAGTGTCCCCTCGGGTAGGGTGGCATCATCGATAAATTGCGATTCACCTCTGACATGCAGATAGGCATCACTTGATATCACGGTAATAATGCCTCTAACGTAATTTGCTCGGGGAACAGCGTGATAAAATGCGCATAAATGAGTTGACGTAACAATAACCGTTTGTACTCTGCTGAACCGCGAACATCACTCAGCGGGGTAATTTCAGTTTGCGCAACCGTCACCGCTTGGCGAATAGTAGCGGCGGTCACTTTTTTACCGCTTAAATAGTTAACGGTTTGAGCCAGATAAAGTGGTATTGGCGCTACACCCCCGGCGGATAAATGAAGTTGTTGAATGAGATCTTTTTCAACGTGGATTTGTATAGCTGAATTGATACTGGCAACGTCTAAATGGGTGCGTTTAGACACTTTCTCAAAGTTAACCAGTACATGTTTAGAAGGTAAAG
Encoded here:
- a CDS encoding ABC-type polysaccharide/polyol phosphate export system, permease component; this encodes MMSNNKKLANLARYLELILYKTYADLRAETERTYLGFLWWIFEPIMYMTVFYAFFGLLLGHKTDDFVPFLLIGLTAWQWFKSCLSHGSETILGAHHLMQQVYLPKVIFPIILILTDTVKFLFIFILLLVFLWGYGYQVNSAYLALPLLLIVQLLFTTAITLFLAAIVPFVPDLRFVVENLLTAVFFMSGIILNAEAVPAAYRGYYYLNPMVNIIETYRTILMHNTWPNWSTLFIITVISLIGIGLANRLIVHFEYLYPKIM
- a CDS encoding xanthine dehydrogenase, whose product is MISSDAYLHVRGESQFIDDATLPEGTLYAAVLASPVAHGQITQLNLAPAQELEGVYAVLTAAHIPAQNQIGNLILDEPLLAVDEVHYCGQPIAMVVAQQADLAHQAVQAIAIQFAEQPAIIDARQAYRLGQLLLPPRTFSLGHIEKAWPQCDVVVEGTVESGGQEHIYLETQGAFAYPTENKGLKIIAATQSPSLVQRIVARVLGLPMHQIEVEVLRLGGGFGGKEEQATIWATLVALATFHLQKPVKLILSRHEDMRMTGKRHPYSSDFKIGLTHTGQILAYEVTFYQNAGASADLSPAILERTLFHATNSYFIPHIKATAISCRTHLPPNTAFRGFGAPQAVLVIEAAIAKAAEKLGVTAAVIQQKNLLKEGDRFPYGMTVTGNQSRRCWETAIQQYEVDKLAAQIKKFNAEHAFYKKGFAFIPICFGISFTSAFLNQASALVHVYVDGSVSISTSAVEMGQGVNSKIRQIASQIFSINTNRIKLNTTNTSRIANMSPTAASCSADLNGQATKQACLIILARLEKVARKKLQLRQVDEDEITIKNEMVCVNGKATNLTWSKLIPLAYFNRVSLSAQSHYATPHLYFNKTQEQGHPFAYYVFGTAITEATVDCLRGTYQIDTVKIVQDCGNSLNPLIDRGQVEGGIVQGIGWMTIEELIYTEQGRLLTDRLSTYKIPDIYFAPHEISVHFLENANNPEGLLHSKAVGEPPLIYGISAYFAIWQAMKAFRPDLQFTCSAPLTPEKVLLALYPNSY